The DNA region CGAGCTGGCCGGCTACATGGCCGTGGACACCGGGCAGGCCGGGCTCGCCCAGCGCTACTACATCCAGGCCCTGCGGCTCGCGCAGGCCGCCGGTGACCGGGCGTACGGCGGTTACGTGCTCGCCGCGTCCATGAGCCACCTCGCCGCCCAGCTCGGCAACCCGCGCGAGATCGCGCAGCTCGCCCGGGCCGCGCAGGAGGGCGCCCGGGGGCAGGTGCCGCCGCGCGCGGAGGCGATGTTCCTGGCGGCGGAGGGGCGCGGGCACGCGCTGCTCGGCGACGCCCGCTCCTTCGCGCACGTCGCGGCGCGCGCCGAGGAGGCCCTGGACCGGGCCGATCCGGAGTCGGGCGACGACCCGGTCTGGATCGCCCACTTCGACGAGGCCTATCTGGCGGACGAGCTGGCGCACTGCCACCGCGACCTGGGGCAGGCGCACGAGGCGGCCCGCGCGGCCGAGCGCTCGCTCGCCGGGCACCCCGCGTCGCGGGCCCGCCGCCGGGCGATCGGGCTCGCCCTGCTCGCCGCCGCCCAGGTCCAGCAGCGCGAGGTCGAGGAGGCCTGCCAGACCGGTGCCCGGGCCCTGGAACTCCTCGGAACCCTGCGGTCCAGCCGGGGCATCGAGTACCTGGGCGACCTCCGCGACCGCCTTGAGCCGTACGCGGCGGAGGCGGCGGTCCGCGAGTTCGGTGCGCGGCTCGATCTGCACGCGGCGTGACGGTCGGCGAGGGCGGCGGCGGGGGTGGCGGGGTGGCGGAGCGGTGAACGTCACACCTCTGTCACACGTGTGTGCGGACGCCTTGGCGCACCCGGTAGCGTGAACCGACGATTTCGTAGGTCCATCAGTAGGAGTCCCGGTGACGCACAGCGGACAGGGGCCGGAGCAGCACTATCCGGCCGCTCAGCCCCTCCCCCCTGAGGTGACCCCTGGTGGCCCCTCGGACGCCCAGGCCACGCAGTACCTGCCGCCGGTCCCGCCGCAACAGCCGCCGGCCCAGCCCGCGGCGTACGGCTATCCGCAGCAGCCCCCGGCCCCGCAGCCGGGGTACGGGTACCCGGGGCCGGACGCGCAGGCGACGCAGTACATCGCGCCGGTGCAGCAGGACCAGGCGACGCAGTACCTGCCGCCGGTTCCGCCGCAGTCGCAGGCCCCGCAGGAGGCCGCGACCCAGTACATGGCGCCCGTACCGCCGGCTGCGCCCGTACCGGGTGAGCGGCCGCCGCTGGCCGACTTCGACAACCTCTTCCGCAGCGAGACCCCGAACCCGCCGCAGGCCCCGGCCCCCGCGCCCGGGTACGGCTACCCGCACCAGCCGCCGGCGCCGCAGCACCAGCAGCAGCCCGGGTACGGCTACCAGCAGCCCCCTCAGCCTCCGCAGCAGTACCAGCAGCAGGCCTACCAGGACGCCTACTACGACGACGAGCCCGAGCCGCCGCGCCGCAAGTCGCCGGTCGCGCTGATCGCCGCCGTCGTCATCGGGTGCGCGGTGGTCGGCCTCGGCGCGGGCATGCTGCTCAGCGGCGGGGACGACGACAAGAAGGACGACGCGACCGGGAAGGGCGACCAGAACGTCGCTGCGAGCTCCGCCGCGCCGTCCGGCCAGCCGTCGGGCGAGCCGGCGGCCGATCCGGCCAAGGGCCAGGCCGAGGAGCTCGACAAGCTCCTCGCGGACAGCAACAACAGCCGTGACGCGGTGATCAGCGCCGTCGCGTCGATCCGTAAGTGCGAGAACCTCGACGGGGCGGCGAGCGATCTGCGCGGCGCGGCCAAGCAGCGGCGCGAACTGGTCACCCGCCTCCAGGGCCTGACCATCGACAAGCTGCCGAACAATGCGGCCCTGTCCGCCGCGCTCGTCAAGGCCTGGCAGGCCTCGGCCTCCGCCGACGACCACTACGCGCTCTGGGCGGACCAGGCGAAGAGCAACAAGAAGGTCTGCAAGGACGACCGCGCCCGCAACACCAGCCAGACCAACGAGGCCGACAAGAAGAGCCAGGAGGCCACGGCCGCCAAGAAGCAGGCGGCCGGGCTCTGGAACCCGACCGCCGACAAGTACGGACTGACGAAGCGCACCTACACCCAGCTGTAGAACGGCTGACGGGGACGGTCCCGGCGCCCGGCCCTTACGGCGCGGCCAGGACCGTCTCGCCCACGTCGACGAAGCCGGGCTTCTGCGCCACCAGCTGACCTTCCCGTACCACCTGGAAGGTCACGTCGTGGTTGACGATCCGGGGGAAGTCGCGGGCGCCGAGGAGGTCGTCGTAGCGCCAGCGCAGCGGCGGGGTGAGGCCGCCGGTGTCGATCTTCGCGCCCTGGTTGAGGGCGTGGCTGATCTGCAGCGAGCTGATCTTGTCGCTGTCGAGCGACTCGACGACCTGCTTGAGCACGGTGTAGGCGATCCAGGTGGTCTGCACGCCCGCGTCCGTCGGGTCGACCCGGTTGTCGACGAAGGCGTGCTCCTTGATGACCTCCCGCATCGGCTCCCAGGCCTTGCTGTCGGCCGAGGGGTACCAGCCGGTGACGTAGGCGCCCTCGAAGGGGCTGTGCGCGCCGCCCGAGCGGTCGATGAGCGGCTGGCCGACGCTGCCGAGGACCGAGGAGATCCGGACGTCGGTGGCGTCGGCGTCCTTCTTCGCGGAGGGCTCGGGCAGCCGGCGGAACGAGTCGAAGAAGGTCTGGGTGCGTTCGCCGAGGACGGCGGTGACGCAGCCCTCGTCGGAGCCGGCCTTCGTACGGGCGCGGGCGGCCGGTTCGGTGTACTCGGCGGAGTCCTCGCGCGCCGGGATGTCCACCGCGCCGTGGTGACTGGCCTTGCGGAGGCCGGAGTTCAGCAGGTTGAGCAGCCGGTCGCCGGCGATGTTGTCGGGGCGGACGAGGGAGACCTTGCGGCAGCTCTCGGCGAGCTGCATGCCGTGCCCGGCGAGGAGCGAGGCCTGGCCGCCGTTCACGGGGTAGGAGAGGGAGCTGGTGAACTCGTCCTCGGAGATGCCGTAGCCGCCGATGTACGGGATGCCCGCCGACTCCAGCGGGGCCATGAAGGAGCGCCCGAACTGGCTGTACGAGCCGACGACGGCGACCGCGCCCTCGTGGACGGCGCGGCGGGCGCAGGCGGCGGCGCCCGCGTTGGTGTTCTGATCGTTGCAGGTCAGGACGCGGAGTTCGTGCCCGTCGAGGCCGCCGTTGGCGTTGACCCAGCGGGCGTAGGCCTGGGCCATGGCGGGCATTCCGGGCATATTGGTGGCGCGGGTCTGGTCGGGAGCCCAGGTCATGACGGTGACGGGCTCCCTGGAGCCCCCCGTGGCTCCAGGGAGTACGCCGCAGCCGGTGAGCAGCGACGCTGCGGCCGCCGCTGTCGTGACGTACGCGAGAAGGGAAGTAAGTCGCCTACCGGTCATGGGCATGCACAATTCCGCCCCACGGGTAACGCGGCAGTGAGCGAGCATCAACGCGGGGTGACGTGAAGGTGAATTACGGGGGTCGCTCGATCCCGGATGCGCGGGAACGTACGATCGAACGGTGTCCGGTAGCACCTCCCCTTCCATGAACTCTTCCCGTCGCGGCCGTCGCTCCTCCACCATGGGCGGCATGCCGCTCAACGACATGCCGTGGTGGCGCTGGCGCGCCAATGTGCGCTCCGCGCTGCACATGCTCTCGGACCCGGGCTTCCACGAGACGACCTGGCTGGCCGGCCAGGACGGGTACGGCGACGTCACCGACGCCGTCTACCGCCTCGTCGAGGACACCTGGCTGGACAGCTGGTCAGCAGAGAAGTACGTGGGGACGATCTTCCGCGACTCCGGCGAGGCCGCCCTCGTCGACGTGGCCGTGCTGCGGGTGCTGCGCATCATGCACCAGGTGGGCGCGGACGCCCATGTGTCCGCGTTCATGGAGCACCACGCCTGGCCGGAGGCGGTCCGGGCGGCGCGGGAGGCGCATGTACGGATGGCGACGGCGGACGGGGAGGACCCGGACGAGCCGCCGCGCTCGCTGGAAGTGCTGCGGATCATCACGCGGGCGGCGTGACCGGCGTTCCGCCTGACGGACGTGGCCCGGGGGGTCCGCCCGTCTGTGGCAGGCTAGGCGGATGACCGACCAGTACGTCCTCACCCTCTCCTGCCCCGACAAACAGGGCATCGTGCACGCCGTGTCGAGCTACCTCTTCATCACCGGCTGCAACATCGAGGACAGCCAGCAGTTCGGAGACCGTGACACCGGTCTCTTCTTCATGCGGGTCCACTTCTCCGCCGAGGCGCCGGTCACGGTGGACAAGCTGCGGGCGAGCTTCGCGGCCGTGGGCGACTCCTTCGGGATGGACTGGCACATCGACCGGGCCGACGAGCGGATGCGCGTCGTCCTGATGGTGTCGAAGTTCGGGCACTGCCTGAACGACCTGCTGTTCCGCTCCTCGATCGGCGCGCTGCCGGTCGAGATCGTCGCGGTGGTGTCCAACCACACCGACTTCGCCGAGCTGGTGGGCTCGTACGACATTCCGTTCCGCCACATTCCGGTCACCAAGGACACCAAGGCGGAGGCGGAGGCGGAGCTTCTGGAGCTGGTCCGCGAGGAGAACGTGGAGCTGGTCGTCCTGGCCCGCTACATGCAGGTCCTCTCCGACGACCTGTGCAAGCAGCTCTCCGGCCGGATCATCAACATCCACCACTCCTTCCTCCCCAGCTTCAAGGGCGCCAAGCCCTACCACCAGGCGCACGCGCGCGGCGTGAAGCTCATCGGCGCCACCGCGCACTACGTGACGGCCGACCTCGACGAGGGCCCGATCATCGAGCAGGAGGTCGAGCGCGTCGGCCACGAGGTGACCCCCGACCAGCTCGTCGCGATCGGCCGCGACGTGGAGTGCCAGGCGCTGGCGCGGGCCGTGAAGTGGCACGCGGAGCGGAGGATCCTGCTGAACGGGCGCCGGACGGTCGTCTTCGCGTAGGCCCCGGAGGGCTGCGCCCGCTACATCCGGCTCAGTGAGGCCGCCGCGAACAGGACGTCGCGGATCGCCTCGCGGTCGCCGTCCTGGCCCGCGGCCGCGTCCTGCGGCGGGACCTGGCCGGCGATGAGCTGGCAGAACTCGACGCCGTCCATGGCGACCTGGGCCACGGTGTGGTCCGGGGAGCCGAGGGCGGCGGGGGAGTCCAGGGCGATGTACCAGTGGCCGCCGCCCGCGCCCTCGATCTCCAGATGCACCGAGCGGCCGGGAGCGCCGGCCGTGACGAGCTCGCGGGGCGGGCCCGCGAGGCCGGTGCGGCGGCGGTCGGCGAGGGCCGCCGGGAGGAGCCGGGCGGCCAGGTCGATCATGCCGTGCAGATGGCTGCCGCTCGGCGGGTCGTACGGATAGGCCACCGCGTTCGCGATGTCCTCCGCGTGCCGCCAGCACTCGAAGGCCCGCTCCAGGAGCGAGTCCTGCAGCGGCAGCGCGAAGTCCCCGTAGGTGACCGTGAGGTCCGCCACCCCGCGCCCGGCGAAGGACACCGTCCGGATCAGGGTGTGGCTCTGCTCCCGCCACGGCTCGCGGATCGCGCGGGTCGGCGGCAGGTGCGCGGTCTTCCAGTACGTCTCCGTCCGCTCGGCCGGCGCCAGCTCGCCGATCCCCTTCCCCAGCGGGTCATCCAGGCCGAGCGAGGCCGCCACCAGACCGTCCACGGCGAGCAGGTGCCCGATCACCCCGGCCACCGTGGTCTTCCGGTTCACCGCCCGCTCGCCCTCGAACCACCGCAGCCGCACCGGCGCGTGCCACTCCGACTCGCCGATGTCGCGGAGCAGCGCGTCGAGCCGGGCGGTCTCCGCGTCGTACGGAGTCGCCCACGCCGGTACGGGGATACGGGCCGGACGGCGGCCCAGACAGTTCTCCAGGACCCGCGAGCGCAGCAGCGGGTCGAGGTCCAGATCGCGCTCGGCGTGCAGCAGCCCGACCGCGTCGCGCAGCCGCAGCGCCTCCTCCGCGCACGGGGCGCACTCGGTGAGGTGGTCCTCGACGGCCCGGGTCTCGGCGGCCGAGCAGGCGGAGAGCGCCCACGCGCCGAGCAGCGACTTCAGCACGCGGTGCGGCAGTTCGAGCGCGGGCTCGGGGGCGGGTTCGGGCTCCGGGGCCTCCGGCGGCTCCTGCCGCTCGGGCTCGGGCTCCGCCCCGTACCCCTCCGGCTCCTCGTACGGCCCGCCGAACGGCGACGTCAGGTCCGCGTGGTCGTCCGCCGACCGGCGCGGGCCCGGTATCCACGGAGCGCGTGCGACCTCCTCGGGGTCGTCGTTCGCCCCGCTCACGGCGTCCGTCCGTAACCGCCGCCGCCGGGCGGCGAGCCCTCCAGCGGGCGGGTGTTGGCGGTGGAGAGCAGCTGCAGCCCGAGCCGCAGCCGGCGCCGCGCCTCGTCCTCGGTGACGCCGAGGTCGGCCGCGGTCTGCCGGTAGTCGCGGCGCTGGAAATACGCCAGTTCGAGCGCCTGCCGCAACGGCGTCGGCATCGAGGTCACGATGTAGTCGGCGCGGGCCGCGACCGAGGCCCGGCGCACCTTCTGCTCCAGCTCCTCCGCCGTGCCCTCGCCGCTCTCCGCGAAGGCCAGCGCCTCGGCCTGGCGCAGCCGGTGGACGGCCTGCCGCTGGGCGAGCCGGGCGACCCAGGCGCGCATGTTGCCCTGCTTGGGGTCGTAGGCGTCGGGGTTCTCCCAGATGTAGCCGAAGACCTCGCGGGTGACCTGGTCGGCGGCCTCGTCGTCGTCGAGGACCCGGTGGGCCAGGCTGTGCACGAGCGAGGCGAAGCGGTCGTAGAACTCGCCGAGCGCCGCGGCCTCGCCGCGCGCAAGACGCTGCTGCATCCTGCGGTCCCAGCGCGGCGGTGTGTCCTTCGTCGCCATGCTCCGACACCTTCCCGACCCGACTTCAGAACTCCAAAGTAATGCGCGGAGACGCCGGACACGATGGTTTGCGGCAAGTGCCCTCTTGACGGGCCCGGCGGATGGTAAGGAAAGCGACAACCCTGGATCCGGGGGTTTCGGAGCGGTGTGCGGGGGCAGCGGGAGGAGACAGGAAGGCACCCCTCCGTTTGATCGCCCTCTGATCGCCCTCGGTGAAGACCGGTGATCGCTCCGGTGATTCCCCCCACGTCTGAAAGGCGCCGCCCGTGACGATCCAGGTCGACGAGGACCGGCAGGAACCATGGACCGTGCTGCGGATCAGCGGGGAGCTCGACCTCGTGACCTCGCCGCTGATCCGCAGACGGCTCCACGACGCGGTCGCGGGCGGCCGCCACGACGTGGTCCTCGACCTCTCCGCGGTCCGCTTCTGCGACTCCAGCGGCGTCGGCGTGCTCGTCGCCGCCCGCCGCCTGATGCGCTCCTGCGGCGGCCGGCTCCGGCTGATCCTGCCCGCCCGCGGCGCGGAGGACGGCGCTCACGTCAACCGCGTCCTCGCCGCGCTCGGCGTCCGCCGCCTCTTCGAGGTGTACGCGGACGTCCCCGCCGCCCTCGACGACACGGCCGCGCCCCTGTCGGCGTGAATCCTCCTGAAGTCGTACGGAAATGCGGAAAGTCGACCCGATCGTAGATCTGTGCATGACACGGGGAAAGAGAAGAACAAGGAGCCGGGCGAGCCGGATGCAGGCAAGCCGGATGCGGGCGAGCCCACGAAGGCGACCCGCACGGTCGTCGGGGTGTCGGTCGCGGTCGCCGTCGCCGCGCTGATCGTCGGGGTCCTCTGGGCGCTCGACTGGCCCAGGCATCTGTTCGTCGGGTACGTGGCGGTGAAGC from Streptomyces fradiae includes:
- a CDS encoding STAS domain-containing protein; amino-acid sequence: MTIQVDEDRQEPWTVLRISGELDLVTSPLIRRRLHDAVAGGRHDVVLDLSAVRFCDSSGVGVLVAARRLMRSCGGRLRLILPARGAEDGAHVNRVLAALGVRRLFEVYADVPAALDDTAAPLSA
- a CDS encoding sigma-70 family RNA polymerase sigma factor — encoded protein: MATKDTPPRWDRRMQQRLARGEAAALGEFYDRFASLVHSLAHRVLDDDEAADQVTREVFGYIWENPDAYDPKQGNMRAWVARLAQRQAVHRLRQAEALAFAESGEGTAEELEQKVRRASVAARADYIVTSMPTPLRQALELAYFQRRDYRQTAADLGVTEDEARRRLRLGLQLLSTANTRPLEGSPPGGGGYGRTP
- a CDS encoding zf-HC2 domain-containing protein, yielding MSGANDDPEEVARAPWIPGPRRSADDHADLTSPFGGPYEEPEGYGAEPEPERQEPPEAPEPEPAPEPALELPHRVLKSLLGAWALSACSAAETRAVEDHLTECAPCAEEALRLRDAVGLLHAERDLDLDPLLRSRVLENCLGRRPARIPVPAWATPYDAETARLDALLRDIGESEWHAPVRLRWFEGERAVNRKTTVAGVIGHLLAVDGLVAASLGLDDPLGKGIGELAPAERTETYWKTAHLPPTRAIREPWREQSHTLIRTVSFAGRGVADLTVTYGDFALPLQDSLLERAFECWRHAEDIANAVAYPYDPPSGSHLHGMIDLAARLLPAALADRRRTGLAGPPRELVTAGAPGRSVHLEIEGAGGGHWYIALDSPAALGSPDHTVAQVAMDGVEFCQLIAGQVPPQDAAAGQDGDREAIRDVLFAAASLSRM
- a CDS encoding transcriptional regulator, with translation MAARPLVARQPNERLQALIQEAGCSNAGLARRVNMVGAERGLDLRYDKTSVARWLRGQQPRGRAPGIIAEALGRKLGRTVTIDEVGMANGRNLASGVGLQFAPTVLGAIEQVCELWRSDVGRRDFLSGSTVAASALVEPSRDWLITGADPQVARHAGARVGASDVAAVRAMTSALVDLDRQFGSGHVRPVLVHYLNSVVSGMLSGSYREAVGRELFAAAARLTELAGYMAVDTGQAGLAQRYYIQALRLAQAAGDRAYGGYVLAASMSHLAAQLGNPREIAQLARAAQEGARGQVPPRAEAMFLAAEGRGHALLGDARSFAHVAARAEEALDRADPESGDDPVWIAHFDEAYLADELAHCHRDLGQAHEAARAAERSLAGHPASRARRRAIGLALLAAAQVQQREVEEACQTGARALELLGTLRSSRGIEYLGDLRDRLEPYAAEAAVREFGARLDLHAA
- the purU gene encoding formyltetrahydrofolate deformylase, translating into MTDQYVLTLSCPDKQGIVHAVSSYLFITGCNIEDSQQFGDRDTGLFFMRVHFSAEAPVTVDKLRASFAAVGDSFGMDWHIDRADERMRVVLMVSKFGHCLNDLLFRSSIGALPVEIVAVVSNHTDFAELVGSYDIPFRHIPVTKDTKAEAEAELLELVREENVELVVLARYMQVLSDDLCKQLSGRIINIHHSFLPSFKGAKPYHQAHARGVKLIGATAHYVTADLDEGPIIEQEVERVGHEVTPDQLVAIGRDVECQALARAVKWHAERRILLNGRRTVVFA
- a CDS encoding ABC transporter substrate-binding protein encodes the protein MTGRRLTSLLAYVTTAAAAASLLTGCGVLPGATGGSREPVTVMTWAPDQTRATNMPGMPAMAQAYARWVNANGGLDGHELRVLTCNDQNTNAGAAACARRAVHEGAVAVVGSYSQFGRSFMAPLESAGIPYIGGYGISEDEFTSSLSYPVNGGQASLLAGHGMQLAESCRKVSLVRPDNIAGDRLLNLLNSGLRKASHHGAVDIPAREDSAEYTEPAARARTKAGSDEGCVTAVLGERTQTFFDSFRRLPEPSAKKDADATDVRISSVLGSVGQPLIDRSGGAHSPFEGAYVTGWYPSADSKAWEPMREVIKEHAFVDNRVDPTDAGVQTTWIAYTVLKQVVESLDSDKISSLQISHALNQGAKIDTGGLTPPLRWRYDDLLGARDFPRIVNHDVTFQVVREGQLVAQKPGFVDVGETVLAAP